TTTTAGGATGGGTTAGCAATACTTTGTCATTTTTGATAAATTTATTTAAGTTTCTATTTTTTATCACTTGATATGCTTTAGAGAAAGGCTCAGCAGTTGTGATTCCTACCAAGTCAAATCCAATTTCTTTAGCCATCTTTTTAATTTTATTAGTTAAATTTCGTTTTTGAAAACTACTCATTTTAGTCTCCTTATTTAGCAGATCTTTTATTATATTTATATAATAATATTAATTAATACATAAATAAACCATGTTTGTATTTAAGAAAAAAAGAAGAAAGCACTACAAACAATTCCTAGATACTAATTTAGTCTTAACACTTCAATACATGGCTTATTTATAATTATATCGTATATATAATAGGGTAATCAAGAAAAACATAATCAAAAAATATAAAATAAAATGACTTAGATAAAATCTGTTCAAACCTTTCTAGATATATTAAACATTTAATGTTTTATTATTTTTTGATAAAATAAGTAAGTAAACTCAGACCATTGGTCTGAGTTTTTATTATAGTAGTTTCTTATTTATTTAAGCTCTTTCAATTATGGACCTACATATATGTTCTTCTTGAAATAAATCTTTAGATCTCTTTAATATATATTCATAGTTTATATCTTCCATTATCTTTAAGTAATCAAAGTAATTTAGTCCTTTAAAATGAAAAGATATAAAATCTGATGCAATGTTATCAAAAGAATTAAACCCTTCAACATATTCGCCTATATTCTTTTTTAATAATCTCTTAAAATCATCTTCTTTTATATTCTTTTTATTATTTAAAAAGACTTCTTTCAAGCTATTATATAAGAGCTCTGGATCATTACTTTTACCGCCAAGCAAAGCATATCCATAGCCTTTTTCTAAAACATAATAGTGACCAAAACTATTATCAATTAGTCCATCATTGTAGAGTTCTTGATAAAGACTACTACCTTTTCCTATTAAAATATCCATTAAAATATTTGAAGCTATATCCTGTTTAAGCATTTCAATAGGGTCCTTAGGAATTATATTTTCTTTAATTCCCATTCTAAAAAGTGCTTGCGATACATCCATATTTTTTTGAACTAAATTTTCATAGACATTTTGGGGTTCGTCTTCATAAAATCTTTCAATTTCCTCATAGTTTTTGAACTGTTTTTTGTTTTGATTTTCTTCTATAATTTTCATCATATCTTCAACTACAAAATCTCCCGTTATAAACAAGACCATATTACCTGGATTATAAAAAGTATTATAGCATAAATATAAATCTTCTTTACTTATCTTAGCAATACTTTCTACTGTTCCAGCTATATCGATCTTTGCAGGGTGTTTATGATACATAGCACTTAGCA
This genomic interval from Halanaerobiaceae bacterium ANBcell28 contains the following:
- a CDS encoding pitrilysin family protein; amino-acid sequence: MLELHHDIIKEKLYFKTLNNGLSVYLMPRDNFSKAYGIFASNYGSIDSKFKDPDNNEIVKVPDGIAHFLEHKLFEGENEDTFSIFARLGASTNAYTNQNTTAYLFQSSENIIEASTALLNFVQEPYFTDENVEKEKGIIEQEIRMYEDDANYQVYFNLLSAMYHKHPAKIDIAGTVESIAKISKEDLYLCYNTFYNPGNMVLFITGDFVVEDMMKIIEENQNKKQFKNYEEIERFYEDEPQNVYENLVQKNMDVSQALFRMGIKENIIPKDPIEMLKQDIASNILMDILIGKGSSLYQELYNDGLIDNSFGHYYVLEKGYGYALLGGKSNDPELLYNSLKEVFLNNKKNIKEDDFKRLLKKNIGEYVEGFNSFDNIASDFISFHFKGLNYFDYLKIMEDINYEYILKRSKDLFQEEHICRSIIERA